GCTTTATGAGGAAGTGTTATTGAAGAGCCGTGTGTGGGCAATCTGCAAGCACGGTTCTGCGAGGGGCACGACAGCCCGATAGGGCTGTCACCACAAGGAGGTTATAAAGATGTCTACTCAACAAAAGACTTTTATCTGTGTAATCTGTGGAGTGATTTTATCTGCGGTAATCTGCGTTTCTCAAGAAATTGACCTGACTGTGTATAACCAAAATCTTGGGTTAGTGAAGGATAGGCGGACAATAAAGATTGATAAAGGTGTACAGAAAATTGAGTTCACTGATGTTGCGGTACAGATTGACCCGACGAGCGTGCATTTTAAGTCAATTTCATTTCCAAACAAATGTTCGGTTTTGGAACAGAATTTTGAATATGATTTAATTTCACGCGATAAACTTCTACAGAAATATATTGGTAAAGAGATAGAACTTGAGCGACGCTTTGGTAAAGATGGCGAAAAAAAAGAAGTTATCAGAGGGACGCTGCTTTCAATAACAGGCGGGCTTACAATAAAATCTGGTGATAAGATTCTTGTTAATCCGTCTGGCGAGGTTTTACTTTCGAAACTGCCTGAGGGCCTAATACTTAAGCCAACACTTTCCTGGCTTTTAGAGAATGAAATTCCTGGTGAGCATAAAATAGAGGTTGATTATCTAACAAATGGTATAAACTGGTCTGCTGATTATGTGATTGTTTCAGATAAAGATGATAAAAATCTGGATTTGACCGGCTGGGTGACGATTAATAATAAATCCGGTGCAACATACAAAGACGCAAAACTGAAACTAATTGCGGGTGATATTCATCGTGCTGCACCACCGGAAGTTGCGATGGAAGAGCGAGTAATGTATGATAAGAGGGCAAAGGCAGCACCACAATTTGAAGAGAAAGCGTTTTTTGAATACCATCTTTACACATTACAACGCCGAACAAATGTTCGGGATAATGAAACAAAACAGATTGAATTTGCTTCCGCAGCAAATGTTCCTGTAAAAAAACTTTATATCTATGAAGGCGCTTTACAGAAATTCTGGGGTTATCAAGAATGGTCAAGAGCGGATAGAAATTATGGAACACAATGTAACAAAAAGGTTTATGTTATGCTTGAGTTTAAAAACTCAAAAGAAAACAATCTCGGTATTCCGCTACCAAAAGGAAAGATGCGTGTGTATAAAGAGGACTCAGACAAATCATTAGAATTTATTGGCGAAGATTTTATAGAGCATACACCAAAAGATGAACAGATAAGAATATATCTCGGTGATGCATTTGATATTGTTGGTGAAAGAGTACAGACAGATTTTAAGTGTGGTGATGACTTCTGCGATGAGACATTCAAAATCACTTTAAGAAATCATAAAGAAGAACAGGTTGAGGTTCGTGTTGTTGAAAAACTTTACCGGTGGTCAAACTGGAAAATTACACAGAAATCGCAGGATTATGAAAAAAAAGATTCACGAACAATAGAATATAAATTAAAAATTGCGAAAGATGGCGAAAACACAATTACTTACACAGTCCATTATTGGTGGGACTAATAAAGACAGAGATTGAGAGATTAAGAGATTGAGAGATTATGGAGATGTAAAATATGGATAAAGAACTGGTAGAAAAAATTGTGAAAGAAGTTATGGAACGGTATCTAAAAGAAAAAGAAAAAGAAAAAAAACCGAAAGTTACAGTTTCAACTGCTGGTAAAGTATTTAATGGTCAGGCAGGTCCTACGCTTGAGACATCAAAATCGTCATATAAAGTTTCTCAGCCGACTATGCCATCAGCACCTAAAAAGGATGTAAAAGTCACTTGGTCAACTGCTGGAAAAGTATTTGATGGTCAGGCAGGTCCTACATTAGAGACATCAAAATCGTCGTATAAATTAAACATACCATTCACTGATATCTGTCCTGCGTTCACGAAGCCGGATATAGAATG
The Elusimicrobiota bacterium DNA segment above includes these coding regions:
- a CDS encoding DUF4139 domain-containing protein; this encodes MSTQQKTFICVICGVILSAVICVSQEIDLTVYNQNLGLVKDRRTIKIDKGVQKIEFTDVAVQIDPTSVHFKSISFPNKCSVLEQNFEYDLISRDKLLQKYIGKEIELERRFGKDGEKKEVIRGTLLSITGGLTIKSGDKILVNPSGEVLLSKLPEGLILKPTLSWLLENEIPGEHKIEVDYLTNGINWSADYVIVSDKDDKNLDLTGWVTINNKSGATYKDAKLKLIAGDIHRAAPPEVAMEERVMYDKRAKAAPQFEEKAFFEYHLYTLQRRTNVRDNETKQIEFASAANVPVKKLYIYEGALQKFWGYQEWSRADRNYGTQCNKKVYVMLEFKNSKENNLGIPLPKGKMRVYKEDSDKSLEFIGEDFIEHTPKDEQIRIYLGDAFDIVGERVQTDFKCGDDFCDETFKITLRNHKEEQVEVRVVEKLYRWSNWKITQKSQDYEKKDSRTIEYKLKIAKDGENTITYTVHYWWD